A single genomic interval of Amycolatopsis albispora harbors:
- a CDS encoding nitrilase-related carbon-nitrogen hydrolase → MRVALAQTDCRLGDVDGNLTSTEQLIKESAAQDADLVVFPELSLTGYALGQLAEDISLWPDDPRLAELAKHGPDVVIGLLEDGRIRRHNSALYLSDGEMVHNHRKLYLPNYLIWEERKHASPGQTMRAFDTRHGRFATLICNDAWQPMLPWLAAQDGAEVLVVPTNSAAKLTGGSFDPAEYWHDLLVFTARMQQCWVIFVNRVGDEAGVRFWGGSRVIDPWGSVVATAPTWEESLTLVDIDLTAVRRRRREIPLLADARLGLLRRELERLINESGPD, encoded by the coding sequence ATGCGCGTGGCACTGGCCCAGACCGACTGCCGCCTCGGCGACGTCGACGGAAACTTGACCAGCACCGAGCAGCTCATCAAGGAGTCCGCGGCCCAGGACGCGGACCTGGTGGTCTTTCCCGAGCTGAGCCTCACCGGCTACGCGCTCGGGCAGCTCGCCGAGGACATCTCGCTCTGGCCCGACGACCCGCGACTGGCCGAGCTGGCCAAGCACGGGCCGGACGTGGTGATCGGCCTGCTCGAAGACGGCCGGATCCGGCGGCACAACTCGGCGCTGTACCTGTCCGACGGCGAAATGGTGCACAACCACCGGAAGCTGTACCTGCCGAACTACCTGATCTGGGAAGAGCGCAAGCACGCCAGCCCCGGCCAGACCATGCGGGCCTTCGACACGCGCCACGGCCGGTTCGCCACGCTGATCTGCAACGACGCCTGGCAGCCGATGCTGCCGTGGCTGGCCGCGCAGGACGGCGCCGAGGTGCTGGTGGTGCCGACGAACAGCGCGGCCAAGCTGACCGGCGGTTCCTTCGACCCCGCCGAGTACTGGCACGACCTGCTCGTGTTCACCGCGCGCATGCAGCAGTGCTGGGTGATCTTCGTGAACCGGGTCGGCGACGAGGCGGGCGTGCGGTTTTGGGGTGGTTCGCGGGTGATCGACCCGTGGGGTTCGGTGGTGGCCACCGCGCCGACGTGGGAGGAATCGCTGACCCTGGTGGACATCGACCTGACCGCGGTGCGCCGCCGCCGTCGTGAGATCCCGCTGCTGGCCGACGCCCGCCTCGGGCTGCTGCGGCGGGAACTGGAGCGGCTGATCAACGAGAGCGGGCCGGACTGA
- a CDS encoding lysophospholipid acyltransferase family protein → MSTHPWMPPSPCGDHCLTTGEPTVHFVRRVLRFTAAILMVLTALLAVPALLVLRGRARDRLVRLVFGGVLRSFGIRLVVHGGADLAGDPARGALVVNNHISWLDIVAINAVRPMRALAKREIAGWPVLGLLVSKAGTIFLDREKLTTLKSTMDELAEALRGGSLVNVTPEATTWCGRASGRFTTATFQAAIDGGVPVRPIALRYRLADGRETTWPAFIGPESLIASLRRVARLRGLVLEVFVCPEIAPGRAADRRELAGLAEAAVSAALGTVSIPAQRRRKVVVASPERAKVS, encoded by the coding sequence ATGAGCACGCACCCGTGGATGCCGCCGTCGCCGTGTGGTGACCACTGCCTCACCACCGGCGAGCCGACCGTCCACTTCGTCCGCCGCGTGCTCCGCTTCACCGCGGCGATCCTGATGGTGCTGACCGCGCTGCTGGCGGTCCCGGCGCTGCTGGTGCTGCGCGGCCGGGCGCGGGACCGCCTGGTGCGCCTGGTGTTCGGCGGCGTGCTGCGCTCGTTCGGCATCCGGCTGGTGGTGCACGGCGGTGCCGACCTGGCGGGCGACCCGGCCCGTGGCGCGCTGGTGGTGAACAACCACATCTCCTGGCTGGACATCGTCGCGATCAACGCGGTGCGCCCGATGCGGGCGCTGGCCAAGCGCGAGATCGCCGGCTGGCCGGTGCTCGGACTGCTGGTGTCCAAGGCGGGCACGATCTTCCTGGACCGCGAGAAGCTGACCACCTTGAAGTCCACAATGGACGAACTAGCCGAAGCGCTGCGCGGTGGTTCGCTGGTCAACGTCACGCCCGAGGCGACCACCTGGTGCGGTCGCGCGTCCGGCCGGTTCACCACGGCCACCTTCCAGGCCGCGATCGACGGCGGGGTACCGGTCCGGCCGATCGCGCTGCGCTACCGGCTGGCCGACGGCCGGGAGACCACCTGGCCCGCGTTCATCGGCCCGGAGTCGCTGATCGCCTCGCTGCGCCGGGTCGCCCGGTTGCGCGGGCTGGTGCTGGAAGTCTTCGTCTGCCCGGAAATCGCGCCGGGCCGGGCGGCGGACCGCCGGGAACTGGCCGGGCTCGCCGAAGCCGCGGTGTCGGCCGCGCTCGGTACCGTCTCGATCCCCGCGCAGCGCCGCCGCAAGGTCGTGGTCGCTTCGCCGGAACGCGCGAAAGTGAGTTGA
- a CDS encoding MFS transporter has protein sequence MTDTLAKGRGVLWTREHRVTTTGILLVITLVAFENMGVATAMPTMVADLDGTALYSWPFTSFLVASVVATVLSGRLGDARGPKLGLLTGPLLFLAGLVVAGTAVNMPLLLLGRVLQGFGSGLVLVAVSLLIGLVYTDRERPVIYAANAAAWVLPGVLGPSIAGLVTERFGWRWVFLGLIPLVGIAVALLLSVVRRMEPHVPGETERRAGVPSAVVVAIGVAALTWAAQHPSPLALVYGAAGAVALVLSLRRLLPPGTLTLRAGLPTVVGARALLSGAFFGMEAFLPLTLSSVHGYSPATAGLPLTVTALGWSAASMLQGRYPDWSREVLLRIGFALVAVGVATFVLVAQPWSPGWLAFACTAIGGAGMGLAMPSVSLLLLRYSPVAERGFTMSASQLGDWVGSALTVGFGGVLLTAFGSAERPSAAMAVVGASMAGVALAGWLATRRWPERG, from the coding sequence ATGACCGACACCCTGGCCAAGGGCCGCGGTGTGCTCTGGACCAGGGAGCACCGCGTCACCACCACCGGCATCCTGCTGGTGATCACGCTCGTCGCGTTCGAGAACATGGGCGTGGCGACGGCGATGCCGACCATGGTCGCCGATCTCGACGGCACCGCGCTGTACTCCTGGCCGTTCACCTCGTTCCTGGTCGCCAGCGTGGTGGCCACCGTGCTGTCCGGCAGGCTCGGCGACGCCCGCGGCCCGAAGCTGGGCCTGCTCACCGGCCCGCTGCTGTTCCTGGCCGGGCTGGTGGTCGCCGGGACCGCGGTGAACATGCCGCTGCTGCTGCTCGGCCGGGTGCTGCAGGGCTTCGGGTCCGGGCTGGTGCTGGTGGCGGTGTCCCTGCTGATCGGGCTGGTCTACACCGACCGCGAACGCCCGGTGATCTACGCGGCGAACGCGGCGGCGTGGGTGCTGCCCGGCGTGCTCGGGCCGTCGATCGCCGGGCTGGTCACCGAGCGCTTCGGCTGGCGGTGGGTGTTCCTCGGGCTGATCCCGCTGGTGGGCATCGCGGTCGCGCTGCTGTTGTCGGTGGTGCGGCGGATGGAACCGCACGTGCCCGGCGAAACCGAGCGGCGGGCCGGAGTGCCGTCGGCGGTGGTCGTCGCGATCGGTGTGGCCGCGCTGACCTGGGCCGCGCAGCACCCGTCACCGCTGGCGCTGGTGTACGGCGCGGCCGGTGCGGTGGCGCTGGTGCTTTCGCTGCGGCGCCTGCTGCCGCCCGGCACGCTCACCCTGCGCGCCGGACTGCCGACCGTGGTCGGCGCGCGGGCCCTGCTTTCCGGTGCGTTCTTCGGCATGGAGGCGTTCCTGCCGCTGACGCTGAGCAGCGTGCACGGCTACAGCCCGGCGACGGCCGGTCTGCCGCTGACGGTCACCGCGCTCGGCTGGTCGGCCGCGTCGATGCTGCAGGGGCGGTATCCCGACTGGTCGCGGGAGGTGTTGCTGCGCATCGGGTTCGCGCTGGTCGCGGTCGGTGTGGCGACCTTCGTGCTGGTGGCGCAACCGTGGTCGCCGGGCTGGCTCGCCTTTGCCTGCACCGCGATCGGCGGCGCCGGCATGGGGCTGGCGATGCCGTCGGTTTCGCTGCTCCTGCTGCGGTACTCGCCGGTGGCCGAGCGCGGGTTCACCATGTCGGCCAGCCAGCTGGGGGATTGGGTCGGCTCGGCGCTGACCGTCGGCTTCGGCGGGGTGCTGCTCACCGCCTTCGGCTCGGCCGAGCGGCCGTCGGCGGCAATGGCGGTGGTCGGGGCGTCGATGGCGGGCGTGGCGCTGGCCGGCTGGCTGGCGACCCGGCGGTGGCCGGAACGAGGGTAG
- a CDS encoding GNAT family N-acetyltransferase, translating to MLADDAIGSGREDPSELGPYFAAFDAIDADPNQVLVVAEADGVLVGTLQLSIIPGMARTGATRGQIEGVRVHSSQRGTGLGTTLLEWAIDQARTRGCAIVQLTSDARRTDAHRFYERLGFAPTHTGFKLEF from the coding sequence ATGCTGGCGGACGACGCGATCGGCTCGGGGCGGGAAGACCCGTCGGAGCTGGGCCCGTACTTCGCGGCCTTCGACGCCATCGACGCCGACCCGAACCAGGTACTGGTGGTGGCGGAGGCGGATGGCGTGCTGGTCGGGACGCTGCAGCTGTCGATCATCCCCGGCATGGCGCGGACAGGTGCTACGCGGGGCCAGATCGAGGGGGTTCGGGTGCACTCGAGCCAGCGGGGCACCGGGCTGGGGACCACGCTGCTGGAATGGGCCATCGACCAGGCGCGGACGCGGGGGTGCGCCATCGTGCAACTGACCTCGGACGCGCGGCGCACCGATGCACACCGGTTCTACGAACGCCTGGGCTTCGCCCCCACCCACACCGGCTTCAAACTGGAGTTCTGA
- a CDS encoding GNAT family N-acetyltransferase, whose amino-acid sequence MTRSQLLVSTDQAGVELPAGAPRYSLLVANDNDEVVAAQRLRHRVFAEEMGATLHSPQPGLDIDEFDRFCDHLVVRDDNSGEIVGTYRMLPPERAAEAGRLYSDTEFDLTALAGLRRSLVETGRSCVHPDHRSGAVVSLVWAGIARYMLLSGHRYLAGCASVPLTDGGSYAAGVWDLLRTKHYAADELRVRPLHPWHHEDVDRPARAVLPPLIKGYVRLGAKVCGPPALDADFGVADFLVLLDLQNVDERYLKFFLGAAG is encoded by the coding sequence ATGACTCGATCACAGCTGCTCGTCAGCACTGATCAGGCCGGTGTCGAGCTGCCGGCGGGCGCGCCCCGCTATTCGCTGCTCGTCGCCAACGACAACGACGAAGTGGTCGCCGCCCAGCGCCTGCGTCACCGCGTTTTCGCCGAGGAGATGGGCGCCACCCTCCACTCGCCGCAGCCCGGGCTCGACATCGACGAGTTCGACCGGTTCTGCGACCACCTGGTGGTCCGCGACGACAACAGCGGCGAGATCGTCGGCACCTACCGCATGCTGCCGCCCGAGCGCGCCGCCGAAGCCGGGCGCCTCTACTCGGACACCGAGTTCGACCTGACCGCGCTGGCCGGCCTGCGCCGCTCGCTGGTCGAGACCGGCCGGTCCTGCGTGCACCCCGACCACCGCAGCGGCGCCGTGGTCAGCCTGGTCTGGGCGGGCATCGCCCGCTACATGCTGCTGTCCGGGCACCGCTACCTCGCCGGCTGCGCCTCGGTCCCGCTGACCGACGGGGGCAGCTACGCCGCCGGCGTCTGGGATCTGTTGCGCACCAAGCACTACGCCGCCGACGAACTGCGCGTGCGGCCGCTGCACCCGTGGCACCACGAGGACGTGGACCGGCCGGCGCGGGCCGTGCTGCCGCCGCTGATCAAGGGGTACGTCCGGCTCGGCGCCAAGGTGTGCGGCCCGCCCGCGCTGGACGCCGACTTCGGCGTCGCCGACTTCCTGGTGCTGCTCGACCTGCAGAACGTCGACGAGCGGTACCTGAAGTTCTTCCTGGGAGCGGCGGGATGA
- a CDS encoding SMP-30/gluconolactonase/LRE family protein translates to MDTVPTEWEVLDERFARVGGDDRLERLYHGTRWAEGPAYFAAGRYLLWSDIPNDRMLRWDETNGVVSVFRSPAGYPNGATVDPQGRLVSCEQGNRRVTRTEPDGSITVIADNYRGKRFNSPNDVVVAADGAHWFTDPSYGIDSDYEGHQAESEIGACHVYRVDPVTGEAAIVADDFLRPNGLAFSLDGSQLYIADTRVNHIRVFGVRENGTLSGGEEFATCDSGRFDGLRLDNTGRVWAAAGDGLHCFDPDGTRIGKLKVPEVVANFVFGGPKRNRLFICASSSLYSLMLNVTGAGSAGYRPHRTP, encoded by the coding sequence ATGGACACGGTTCCGACCGAGTGGGAAGTGTTGGACGAGCGGTTCGCGCGGGTCGGCGGGGACGACCGGCTCGAGCGGCTGTACCACGGCACGCGCTGGGCCGAGGGCCCCGCCTACTTCGCCGCCGGTCGTTACCTTCTCTGGAGCGACATCCCCAACGACCGCATGCTCCGCTGGGACGAGACCAACGGCGTGGTCAGCGTGTTCCGCAGCCCGGCGGGTTACCCCAACGGCGCCACCGTCGACCCCCAGGGCAGGCTGGTCAGCTGCGAGCAGGGCAACCGCCGCGTCACCCGCACCGAACCCGACGGCTCGATCACCGTGATCGCCGACAACTACCGCGGAAAGCGGTTCAACAGCCCGAACGACGTGGTGGTCGCGGCCGACGGCGCGCACTGGTTCACCGACCCCAGCTACGGCATCGACAGCGACTACGAAGGCCATCAGGCGGAGAGCGAAATCGGCGCCTGCCACGTCTACCGCGTCGACCCGGTCACCGGCGAAGCCGCCATCGTGGCCGACGATTTCCTGCGCCCCAACGGACTGGCCTTCTCGCTCGACGGTTCCCAGCTCTACATCGCCGACACCAGGGTCAACCACATCCGCGTTTTCGGCGTCCGCGAGAACGGCACGCTGTCCGGCGGCGAGGAGTTCGCCACCTGCGATTCGGGCCGGTTCGACGGGCTGCGGCTGGACAACACCGGCCGCGTCTGGGCCGCCGCCGGGGACGGCCTGCACTGCTTCGACCCCGACGGCACGCGCATCGGCAAGCTCAAGGTGCCCGAGGTGGTGGCGAACTTCGTGTTCGGCGGCCCCAAGCGGAACCGCCTGTTCATCTGCGCCAGCTCGTCGCTCTACTCGCTGATGCTCAACGTCACGGGAGCAGGTAGTGCCGGATACCGTCCACATCGGACACCCTGA
- a CDS encoding MBL fold metallo-hydrolase, with protein MELSPDDGSRHWAEPGVYAVSPGVYRIPLPLPNDALKAINVYAVTDGSRLVLIDSGWALVEARELLGAGLKAIGAELGDIAEFLVTHVHRDHYTQAVALRREFGGRVALGDGERESLKISGDPTTMPMNTQIRLLTQAGATPVIEALAAMFGNYQRPRTDTELWEEPDEWLTPGRRTVLPDRELDVVHTPGHTAGHLVFVDEAADLMFTGDHVLPHITPSIGFQPARSDLPLKEFLDSLRLVRGMPDRRMLPAHGPVSPSVHTRVDELLVHHDKRLDEIGTRVAEGASTAYEVALRLGWTRRQRELGELDAFNQCLAVNETGAHLDLLAFRGALRVSDVDGIRHYLLP; from the coding sequence ATGGAACTCTCCCCCGACGACGGCTCCCGGCACTGGGCGGAGCCGGGCGTGTACGCGGTTTCGCCGGGCGTCTACCGGATTCCGCTGCCGCTGCCGAACGACGCGCTCAAGGCGATCAACGTCTACGCGGTGACCGACGGTTCGCGGCTGGTGCTGATCGACTCGGGCTGGGCGCTGGTGGAGGCCCGCGAGCTGCTCGGCGCCGGGTTGAAAGCGATCGGCGCGGAACTCGGTGACATCGCGGAGTTCCTGGTCACCCACGTGCACCGCGACCACTACACGCAGGCGGTGGCGCTGCGCCGCGAGTTCGGCGGGCGGGTGGCGCTCGGCGACGGTGAGCGCGAGTCGCTGAAGATCAGCGGCGACCCCACCACCATGCCGATGAACACGCAGATCCGGCTGCTGACGCAGGCGGGCGCGACGCCGGTGATCGAGGCGCTGGCCGCGATGTTCGGCAACTACCAGCGCCCCCGCACGGACACCGAGCTGTGGGAGGAGCCGGACGAATGGCTCACCCCCGGCCGCCGGACCGTGCTGCCGGACCGCGAGCTGGACGTGGTCCACACGCCGGGGCACACCGCCGGGCACCTGGTTTTTGTCGACGAGGCAGCGGATCTGATGTTCACCGGCGACCACGTGCTGCCGCACATCACCCCGTCGATCGGCTTCCAGCCGGCCCGCTCGGACCTGCCGCTCAAGGAGTTCCTGGACTCACTGCGCCTGGTGCGGGGCATGCCGGACAGGCGCATGCTGCCCGCGCACGGCCCGGTTTCGCCGAGCGTGCACACCAGGGTCGACGAACTGCTGGTGCACCACGACAAGCGCCTCGACGAGATCGGCACGCGCGTGGCCGAGGGCGCGAGCACCGCGTACGAGGTCGCGCTGCGGCTCGGCTGGACGCGGCGGCAGCGCGAACTCGGTGAGCTGGACGCGTTCAACCAGTGCCTGGCGGTCAACGAAACCGGGGCGCACCTGGACCTGCTGGCCTTCCGCGGTGCGCTCAGGGTGTCCGATGTGGACGGTATCCGGCACTACCTGCTCCCGTGA
- a CDS encoding phospholipid scramblase-related protein encodes MTSSSQPGWYADRADPTVQRWWDGAAWTEHTRPAPRPHDAERIELDIEGTPDPDRIRAQAARATRGQAVRGGGGTLFTEPVLVVNQRAKLIELANEFGVFDANGNRLGGVVQVGQSPLRKVLRLLTAYDQYLTHRFEVRDANHSTVLKVTRPRKIFKSRFLVTRADDTPIGEIVQENMIGKIRFAFLVGARKVGGIQAENWRAWNFSIRDESGEEVARVTKTFGGFVKAAFTTADNYVVQIHRQLPDPLASMVVASALTIDTALKQDSE; translated from the coding sequence ATGACGAGCTCTTCGCAGCCGGGCTGGTATGCCGACCGCGCCGATCCCACCGTGCAGCGCTGGTGGGACGGCGCCGCCTGGACCGAGCACACCCGCCCGGCGCCGCGGCCGCACGACGCCGAGCGGATCGAGCTGGACATCGAGGGCACGCCCGACCCGGATCGGATCCGCGCGCAGGCCGCCAGGGCCACCAGGGGCCAGGCGGTGCGCGGCGGCGGGGGCACGCTGTTCACCGAGCCGGTGCTGGTGGTCAACCAGCGGGCGAAGCTGATCGAGCTGGCCAACGAGTTCGGCGTGTTCGACGCGAACGGCAACCGGCTGGGCGGGGTGGTCCAGGTCGGGCAGAGCCCGCTGCGCAAGGTGCTGCGCCTGCTCACCGCCTACGACCAGTACCTCACGCACCGGTTCGAAGTTCGTGACGCCAATCACAGCACGGTGCTCAAGGTGACCCGGCCGCGCAAGATCTTCAAGTCGCGGTTCCTGGTGACCAGGGCGGACGACACCCCGATCGGCGAGATCGTGCAGGAGAACATGATCGGCAAGATCAGGTTCGCTTTCCTGGTCGGTGCTCGTAAGGTGGGAGGCATCCAGGCGGAGAACTGGCGCGCGTGGAACTTCTCCATCCGCGACGAGTCCGGTGAGGAGGTGGCCAGGGTGACCAAGACCTTCGGCGGGTTCGTCAAGGCCGCCTTCACCACCGCGGACAACTACGTGGTGCAGATCCACCGGCAGCTGCCGGACCCGCTGGCCAGCATGGTGGTGGCCAGCGCGCTCACCATCGACACCGCGTTGAAGCAGGACTCGGAATAG
- a CDS encoding cysteine desulfurase family protein, producing the protein MTYLDHAATTPMVPAAVKAMTEALSTVGNASSLHSSGRRARRLVEEARETVAGALGARPSEVIFTGGGTESDNLAVKGIFWARNAADGKRRRLLVSAVEHHAVMDTAEWLAEHAGAEVEWLAVDETGRVDPATLRAAIERDPGGVALATVMWANNEVGTVNPIAELAAICAEHGIPLHTDAVQAVGAVPVSFAESGASALTLTGHKIGGPYGVGALLLSRDTACTPLLHGGGQERDVRSGTLDVPAIHAFAVAVQASVEAQPEHAKLVGELREELVTAVLREVPDARLNGHPEHRIPGNAHFTFPGCAGDSLLMLLDAKGIECSTGSACTAGVAQASHVLLAMGAEPASARGSLRFSLGHNSTREDVAALGAVIGGVVARARQAGLSGMRKAKAEV; encoded by the coding sequence ATGACCTATCTCGACCACGCGGCTACCACCCCCATGGTGCCCGCCGCCGTCAAGGCGATGACCGAGGCCTTGTCCACCGTGGGCAATGCCTCCTCGCTGCACTCTTCGGGGCGGCGCGCGCGGCGGCTGGTCGAAGAGGCCAGGGAGACCGTGGCCGGGGCGCTGGGCGCCCGGCCGTCCGAGGTGATCTTCACCGGCGGCGGCACGGAGAGCGACAACCTGGCGGTCAAGGGCATCTTCTGGGCGCGCAACGCGGCGGACGGCAAGCGGCGCCGCCTCCTGGTCAGCGCGGTCGAGCACCACGCGGTGATGGACACCGCGGAGTGGCTTGCCGAGCACGCGGGCGCCGAGGTCGAGTGGCTCGCCGTGGACGAGACCGGCCGGGTCGACCCGGCCACCCTGCGCGCGGCGATCGAGCGCGACCCCGGCGGCGTCGCCCTGGCCACGGTGATGTGGGCGAACAACGAGGTCGGCACGGTCAATCCGATCGCCGAGCTGGCCGCGATCTGCGCCGAGCACGGCATCCCGCTGCACACCGACGCGGTGCAGGCGGTCGGCGCGGTGCCGGTGTCCTTCGCCGAAAGCGGTGCGTCGGCGCTGACGCTGACCGGGCACAAGATCGGCGGGCCGTACGGCGTCGGGGCACTGCTGCTCAGCCGCGACACGGCGTGCACCCCGCTGCTGCACGGCGGTGGCCAGGAGCGCGACGTGCGTTCCGGCACGCTCGACGTGCCCGCCATCCACGCTTTCGCGGTCGCCGTGCAGGCCTCGGTCGAGGCGCAGCCGGAGCACGCGAAGCTGGTCGGCGAGTTGCGTGAGGAACTGGTCACCGCGGTGCTGCGCGAGGTGCCGGACGCCCGGCTCAACGGGCACCCCGAGCACCGGATCCCCGGCAACGCGCACTTCACCTTCCCCGGGTGCGCCGGGGACAGCCTGCTGATGCTGCTCGACGCCAAGGGCATCGAATGCTCCACCGGTTCGGCGTGCACCGCCGGGGTGGCGCAGGCGAGCCACGTGCTGCTGGCGATGGGTGCCGAACCGGCATCGGCTCGCGGTTCGCTGCGGTTCTCGCTGGGGCACAACTCCACCCGCGAGGACGTGGCGGCGCTGGGCGCGGTGATCGGCGGGGTGGTTGCGCGGGCGCGGCAGGCAGGACTTTCCGGAATGCGCAAGGCGAAGGCGGAGGTGTGA
- the mnmA gene encoding tRNA 2-thiouridine(34) synthase MnmA — protein sequence MRVLAAMSGGVDSAVAAARAVAAGHEVVGVHLALSAKPGTLRTGSRGCCTIEDSRDARRAADILGIPFYVWDFAERFTEEVVETFVGEYAAGRTPNPCVTCNEKIKFEALLDKAMALGFDAVATGHYARLSIVDGVPELRRSVDSGKDQSYVLASLTPEQLRHSMFPLGDSWKTEVRAEAERRELAVAQKPDSHDICFIPDGDTKSFLEKRLGARPGDLVDAETGAVLGRHTGVHGFTVGQRKGLGIEAPAPDGRPRYVLSLEPVSGTVKVGSQRDLGVSRIVADRAVWPAGPLDGPTECVAQVRAHGGLAPAVAEVAGDDVLVELREPLRGVAPGQVVVLYRPDAEAGDLVLGSAKISGTG from the coding sequence ATGCGCGTATTGGCCGCGATGAGCGGTGGCGTGGATTCGGCGGTCGCGGCCGCCCGCGCGGTGGCGGCCGGCCACGAGGTGGTCGGCGTGCACCTGGCCCTGTCGGCGAAGCCCGGCACGCTGCGCACCGGTTCACGCGGGTGCTGCACGATCGAGGACTCGCGTGACGCCCGGCGTGCCGCGGACATCCTCGGCATTCCCTTCTATGTATGGGACTTCGCCGAGCGGTTCACCGAGGAAGTGGTGGAGACCTTCGTCGGCGAGTACGCCGCCGGTCGCACCCCGAACCCGTGCGTCACCTGCAACGAGAAGATCAAGTTCGAGGCGCTGCTGGACAAGGCGATGGCGCTCGGCTTCGACGCGGTGGCCACCGGGCACTACGCGCGGTTGTCCATTGTGGATGGTGTGCCGGAACTGCGCCGCAGCGTGGATTCCGGTAAGGACCAGTCCTATGTGCTCGCTTCGCTGACGCCGGAGCAGCTGCGGCACTCGATGTTCCCGCTGGGCGACTCGTGGAAGACCGAGGTGCGGGCGGAGGCGGAGCGGCGGGAGCTGGCGGTCGCGCAGAAGCCGGACAGCCACGACATCTGCTTCATCCCGGACGGGGACACCAAGAGCTTCCTGGAAAAGCGGCTCGGGGCGCGGCCGGGTGACCTGGTCGACGCGGAGACCGGTGCCGTGCTCGGGCGGCACACGGGGGTGCACGGGTTCACCGTCGGGCAGCGCAAGGGCTTGGGCATCGAGGCACCTGCCCCGGACGGGCGGCCGCGGTACGTGCTTTCGCTGGAGCCGGTTTCGGGCACGGTGAAGGTCGGTTCGCAGCGGGACCTGGGCGTGAGCCGGATCGTCGCGGACCGCGCGGTTTGGCCGGCGGGGCCGCTTGACGGGCCGACGGAATGCGTGGCGCAGGTGCGGGCGCACGGCGGCCTGGCCCCGGCGGTGGCCGAGGTTGCGGGGGACGACGTGCTCGTCGAGCTGCGGGAGCCGCTGCGGGGGGTGGCTCCGGGGCAGGTTGTGGTGCTGTACCGGCCGGATGCGGAGGCTGGGGATCTGGTGCTGGGGAGCGCGAAGATTTCTGGTACCGGGTAG
- a CDS encoding Lrp/AsnC family transcriptional regulator yields MDDADRRLLAELQRDATQSYAALGRAIGLSSGAAHERVRKLRESGVIRRTAVEVDPVALDYGVLAYVQVHANAWMGDTHDALAAVPEIEEAHVVAGAATLVLKVRTRGTEELQGVLRRLYEIDGVTGTEATVVLETFFERPVHVEYSGS; encoded by the coding sequence ATGGATGACGCAGACCGGCGGCTGCTGGCGGAGTTGCAGCGGGACGCCACCCAGTCGTACGCCGCGCTCGGCCGGGCGATCGGCCTGTCGAGCGGCGCGGCGCACGAGCGGGTGCGGAAGCTGCGGGAGTCGGGCGTGATCCGGCGGACGGCGGTGGAGGTCGATCCGGTGGCGCTGGACTACGGGGTGCTGGCCTACGTCCAGGTGCACGCGAACGCCTGGATGGGCGACACGCACGACGCGCTCGCCGCCGTGCCGGAGATCGAAGAGGCCCACGTCGTCGCGGGCGCGGCGACGCTGGTGCTGAAGGTGCGCACGCGCGGAACCGAGGAGCTGCAAGGGGTGCTGCGGCGGTTGTACGAGATCGACGGCGTCACCGGCACGGAGGCGACGGTGGTGCTGGAGACCTTCTTCGAGCGGCCGGTGCACGTGGAATACTCCGGTTCGTGA